A region from the Melioribacter roseus P3M-2 genome encodes:
- a CDS encoding dihydroorotase — MKIILKDVTLLNPEQKLNEKKDLLIEDGIISKVGGMTEEDYEKSTVYEFAGKYCVPGLFDMHVHLREPGREDEETIETGSNAAAAGGFTEIACMPNTTPDIDSAEIVRYIKEKSKDHLVEVYPIAAATKKRQGEAISPMFELYEAGAVGFSDDGVAIKTASVLKNALEYSKMFDVPIIEHCEDETLADGAMNEGITSTILGLPPLPSVSEDIIVIRDILMAEYTGGKVHIAHISTKKAVELVRWAKERNINVTAEVTPHHFTLTDESLKTYDTNFKMSPPLRSAEDVEAIIEGLKDGTIDCIASDHAPHSIEEKEMEFIYAPNGILGLETELGLAISELVHKKRITMEQLVEKLSINPRKILNLPVPKFKTGEKANLTIIDPDLIWTVDVSKFKSKSKNSPFDKKLLTGKAVAVINKRKMYYEDKFIDI; from the coding sequence ATGAAAATTATACTTAAAGATGTAACGCTTTTGAATCCGGAACAAAAATTGAACGAAAAGAAAGACCTTCTTATCGAAGACGGTATTATAAGTAAAGTTGGCGGAATGACGGAAGAGGATTACGAGAAATCGACGGTTTATGAATTTGCAGGTAAATATTGCGTCCCGGGATTGTTCGATATGCACGTTCATTTGAGGGAGCCGGGCAGGGAAGACGAAGAGACGATTGAAACGGGCTCGAACGCCGCCGCCGCCGGCGGTTTTACTGAAATTGCATGCATGCCGAATACTACTCCGGATATCGACAGCGCCGAGATCGTCCGTTATATCAAAGAGAAATCGAAAGACCACCTTGTGGAAGTCTATCCGATTGCGGCAGCCACAAAGAAGAGACAGGGCGAAGCAATTTCGCCTATGTTCGAGCTATATGAAGCCGGCGCTGTCGGATTCTCGGACGACGGCGTGGCGATTAAAACGGCCTCGGTACTCAAAAACGCTCTCGAGTATTCGAAAATGTTCGACGTACCGATTATCGAGCATTGCGAAGACGAAACGCTTGCCGACGGAGCAATGAACGAAGGCATAACATCCACTATACTCGGGCTTCCGCCGCTGCCTTCGGTATCCGAAGATATTATTGTCATCCGGGATATTCTGATGGCTGAATATACCGGCGGTAAAGTCCACATAGCTCATATCAGCACTAAAAAAGCGGTCGAACTGGTGCGCTGGGCAAAAGAAAGAAATATCAACGTAACCGCCGAAGTTACTCCGCACCATTTTACTCTTACAGACGAATCGCTTAAAACTTATGATACGAATTTCAAGATGAGCCCTCCGCTGAGATCTGCAGAAGACGTCGAAGCGATAATCGAAGGTTTGAAAGACGGCACAATTGACTGTATTGCAAGCGACCACGCTCCGCATTCGATCGAAGAAAAAGAGATGGAATTTATTTACGCGCCGAACGGCATCCTCGGTCTCGAAACCGAATTGGGACTGGCTATAAGCGAATTGGTGCACAAGAAACGGATTACGATGGAACAACTTGTCGAAAAATTGTCGATTAATCCGAGAAAAATTCTCAACCTGCCCGTGCCTAAATTCAAAACCGGCGAAAAAGCCAATCTTACAATTATCGACCCGGATTTGATCTGGACAGTCGATGTTTCCAAATTCAAATCGAAATCGAAAAATTCTCCGTTCGACAAAAAGTTGCTTACTGGAAAAGCCGTAGCGGTAATCAACAAACGCAAAATGTATTACGAAGATAAATTTATCGATATCTGA
- a CDS encoding aspartate carbamoyltransferase catalytic subunit has translation MSLSSRHLLGLYGVPKEDIQLILDTATTFREVLERPIKKVPTLQGKTIVNLFYENSTRTRISFELAQKRLSADTVNFSTSTSSAKKGESFKDTVRNIEAMKVDMIVVRHQSAGVPYFLTRISKANIINAGDGLHEHPTQALLDMYSIREKFGTLKGLNVCIVGDIAHSRVAMSNIFGLKTMGANVSVCGPSTMIPFGIEDLGVKVCKNIDEAIKNNDVLNVLRIQLERDAGSRIPSVREYHNFFGITSERLEKNNKNILILHPGPINRGVELSSEVADGPYQIILDQVTNGVAVRMAVLYLLGTMN, from the coding sequence ATGTCATTATCAAGCAGACACCTGCTCGGATTGTACGGCGTTCCGAAAGAAGATATCCAGTTGATTCTCGATACGGCAACCACCTTTCGGGAAGTATTGGAACGCCCGATAAAAAAAGTGCCCACACTCCAGGGTAAGACTATCGTTAATCTTTTTTACGAGAATTCAACCAGAACGCGAATATCATTTGAGCTGGCTCAGAAACGCCTCTCCGCGGACACCGTAAATTTTTCGACTTCCACAAGCAGCGCCAAAAAGGGAGAAAGTTTCAAGGATACCGTGCGCAATATCGAAGCGATGAAAGTCGATATGATTGTGGTAAGGCATCAATCAGCCGGCGTTCCGTATTTTCTTACCAGAATTTCGAAAGCCAATATTATCAACGCCGGCGACGGGCTTCACGAGCATCCTACGCAGGCTTTGCTCGATATGTATTCGATAAGAGAAAAGTTCGGAACATTGAAAGGCTTGAACGTTTGTATTGTCGGCGATATAGCTCACAGCCGCGTGGCAATGTCGAATATTTTCGGATTGAAAACAATGGGCGCAAATGTGTCCGTATGCGGTCCCTCGACGATGATTCCCTTCGGTATTGAAGACCTCGGCGTTAAAGTTTGCAAAAATATCGACGAGGCGATTAAAAACAACGACGTTCTCAACGTATTGAGAATTCAGCTCGAACGCGACGCAGGCAGCAGAATTCCTTCCGTGAGAGAATACCATAACTTTTTCGGTATTACTTCCGAAAGATTGGAAAAAAATAACAAGAATATTTTGATACTCCATCCCGGTCCTATTAATCGGGGCGTGGAGCTTTCTTCCGAAGTTGCCGACGGTCCCTATCAAATCATTCTGGACCAGGTAACCAACGGAGTTGCAGTGCGAATGGCGGTACTCTATTTACTCGGAACAATGAATTAA
- the pyrR gene encoding bifunctional pyr operon transcriptional regulator/uracil phosphoribosyltransferase PyrR, whose product MDIKAKIVDEEGLRRTITRLAHEIIEKNKGSKNIVLIGMRTRGEFIAERIKNKIKEIDNYEPPFGVLDVTLYRDDFRTRLKQPEVSVTNITFDINEKDVILIDDVLYTGRTARAALDAIMDLGRPNTIQLCVLVDRGHREMPIKADFVGKNIPTSINEEIKVKLKEIDGEDSIYLVNAPNNKE is encoded by the coding sequence ATGGACATAAAAGCAAAAATAGTCGACGAAGAAGGGCTGCGCAGAACCATCACGCGTCTTGCGCACGAAATAATCGAAAAGAATAAAGGTTCGAAAAATATCGTTTTGATCGGCATGCGAACCAGAGGCGAATTTATAGCCGAAAGGATCAAAAATAAAATAAAAGAAATCGACAACTACGAACCTCCCTTCGGCGTTCTCGACGTCACGCTCTACAGAGACGATTTTCGTACGCGTTTGAAACAGCCCGAAGTATCCGTTACAAATATTACCTTCGATATAAACGAAAAAGACGTTATCCTTATCGACGACGTTCTTTACACGGGTCGAACTGCCCGCGCGGCTTTGGATGCCATTATGGACCTCGGCAGACCCAATACAATTCAATTGTGCGTCCTTGTCGACCGCGGTCACAGGGAAATGCCGATAAAAGCCGATTTCGTCGGAAAAAATATTCCCACGTCGATTAACGAAGAAATAAAAGTTAAACTGAAAGAAATTGACGGCGAAGATTCAATCTATTTAGTTAATGCTCCCAACAACAAAGAGTGA
- a CDS encoding Rrf2 family transcriptional regulator has translation MKFSSQEEYGLRLLLRIAKFYRAGKSLTIPEIAGAEKISHHNVGKILRLLRLGGFLVAERGQTGGYTLARPPEEIKVKEVLESLGGRLYDDSFCQSHSGAADFCTNSIDCSLRSLWKIIQDSIDTVTERLTIKDLMGSENYIFEIITESEK, from the coding sequence TTGAAATTCAGTTCACAAGAAGAATACGGTCTCAGGTTATTGCTTCGAATTGCAAAATTTTACCGCGCCGGTAAATCTTTGACTATTCCCGAAATAGCGGGCGCCGAAAAGATTTCACATCACAACGTCGGTAAAATTTTGCGTTTGTTGCGACTCGGAGGGTTTCTTGTTGCCGAACGGGGACAGACGGGCGGATATACATTGGCTCGTCCCCCGGAAGAAATTAAGGTTAAAGAAGTGCTCGAATCTTTGGGCGGACGGCTCTATGACGACTCGTTTTGCCAGTCGCATTCCGGCGCCGCCGATTTTTGCACTAATTCCATCGATTGCTCTCTCCGTTCGCTCTGGAAAATTATCCAGGATTCTATCGATACGGTCACCGAACGCCTGACGATTAAGGATTTAATGGGCTCGGAAAACTACATTTTCGAAATTATTACGGAATCCGAAAAATAA
- a CDS encoding BrxA/BrxB family bacilliredoxin, translating to MFNINQKPPIYDPEAVQPMRDELTYVGFEELLTPEKAKEVFSGNQDKTIFLVINSVCGCAAGSARPAATLALQHSVIPDKFVTAFAGQDRDAVDFIRENILDDYPPSSPSMALIKNGKVIYFLPRHRIEGRYAEEIAEELTKVFEQHCSNNGPSIPKEKYDKLVNAKSCGSKIPLA from the coding sequence ATGTTTAATATAAATCAAAAGCCGCCTATTTACGATCCCGAAGCGGTTCAACCGATGAGGGACGAACTTACTTACGTCGGCTTCGAAGAACTGCTTACTCCGGAAAAAGCGAAAGAGGTTTTCTCCGGAAATCAGGATAAAACGATTTTTCTGGTAATAAATTCCGTTTGCGGATGCGCCGCCGGCAGCGCGCGCCCTGCGGCTACTCTGGCGCTTCAGCATTCGGTAATCCCCGATAAATTTGTAACAGCATTTGCGGGGCAGGACAGAGACGCAGTCGATTTTATCCGGGAAAATATTTTGGACGATTATCCGCCTTCTTCTCCTTCGATGGCTTTGATTAAAAACGGCAAAGTAATTTACTTCCTGCCGCGCCATCGTATCGAAGGCAGATATGCCGAGGAAATTGCCGAAGAATTGACTAAAGTTTTCGAGCAGCATTGCTCGAACAATGGTCCTTCGATACCGAAAGAAAAATACGATAAACTTGTAAACGCCAAATCATGCGGCTCTAAAATACCTCTTGCATAA
- a CDS encoding SUF system Fe-S cluster assembly protein — protein sequence MTDKGKLEQEIIAVLKTCYDPEIPVDIWELGLIYDLRVDDEGNAYIKMTLTSPNCPVAESLPIEVKEKVKKVKGVKDVYLDLVWEPPWSMDKMSEEAKLELGFL from the coding sequence ATGACAGACAAAGGAAAATTGGAGCAGGAAATTATTGCCGTTCTTAAGACATGTTACGACCCGGAAATTCCGGTAGATATCTGGGAACTGGGTTTGATTTACGATTTGCGCGTTGACGACGAAGGCAACGCTTATATCAAGATGACGCTCACTTCGCCGAATTGCCCTGTGGCGGAAAGTCTTCCGATCGAAGTAAAAGAAAAAGTAAAGAAAGTCAAAGGCGTCAAAGACGTTTATCTCGATCTGGTTTGGGAGCCGCCGTGGAGTATGGATAAAATGAGCGAGGAAGCCAAACTAGAACTCGGATTTCTATAA